In one Nocardioides sp. NBC_00368 genomic region, the following are encoded:
- a CDS encoding response regulator transcription factor, translating into MRGLTTMLADYPDRLVVTALPSVRSKAPGVDVILYDTLGLHLADGSDLVHLLQETDAKVLIFSRDMRPDLRVKAYSLGAQAWVSMSVHAGDLVRTIEMTAAGEPIVEREDRLGTVAGLTTREVEVLALITQGLSNKDIADKLVVSVNTLKSHIRQAYRKIEVTTRSQAVSWAITHGFAPPDENSVESGASVGARMVTDTVSTEQSG; encoded by the coding sequence ATGCGGGGTCTCACGACCATGCTCGCGGACTATCCCGACAGGCTGGTCGTGACCGCCCTACCGTCGGTGCGCAGCAAGGCGCCGGGTGTCGACGTGATCCTCTACGACACCCTCGGTCTGCACCTGGCCGACGGCTCCGATCTCGTGCATCTGCTGCAGGAGACCGACGCCAAGGTGCTGATCTTCAGCCGTGACATGCGGCCCGATCTGCGCGTCAAGGCCTACTCGCTCGGTGCCCAGGCCTGGGTCTCGATGAGCGTGCACGCCGGTGATCTCGTACGCACCATCGAGATGACCGCGGCCGGTGAGCCGATCGTGGAGCGCGAGGACCGGCTCGGCACGGTCGCCGGGCTCACCACCCGCGAGGTCGAGGTGCTCGCGCTGATCACCCAGGGACTGTCCAACAAGGACATCGCCGACAAGCTCGTCGTGAGCGTGAACACGCTCAAGAGCCACATCCGTCAGGCCTACCGAAAGATCGAGGTCACGACTCGCAGCCAGGCGGTCAGCTGGGCGATCACCCATGGGTTCGCGCCACCGGATGAGAATTCTGTGGAATCGGGTGCATCCGTAGGGGCCAGGATGGTTACCGATACCGTATCGACAGAGCAGTCTGGGTGA
- a CDS encoding D-sedoheptulose-7-phosphate isomerase produces the protein MTTTPCAHEHLAELSQTLRRFDGCVDIADRWGVRLAPVLESGGRLLAAGNGGSAAQAQHLTAELVGRYREDRAPFSAICLSAETSSLTAIGNDYPPEELFARQVEAHGRPGDVLVLMSTSGRSGNLLAAARRGRRAGLQVWSMTGPLPNPLADLSDEHCSVEARYTATVQEMHLVALHIMCAALDRELGVGVPAQVSTEDLEALR, from the coding sequence ATGACCACGACCCCATGTGCCCACGAGCACCTCGCCGAGCTCAGCCAGACTCTGCGGAGGTTCGACGGCTGCGTCGACATCGCCGACCGGTGGGGTGTGCGTCTCGCGCCCGTCCTCGAGTCCGGCGGGCGGCTCCTCGCGGCCGGCAACGGCGGCAGCGCAGCCCAGGCCCAGCACCTGACCGCCGAGCTGGTGGGCCGCTATCGCGAGGACCGCGCACCGTTCTCGGCGATCTGTCTCTCCGCGGAGACCTCCAGCCTGACCGCCATCGGCAACGACTACCCGCCCGAGGAGCTCTTCGCCCGTCAGGTCGAGGCGCACGGCCGGCCCGGCGACGTGCTCGTCCTGATGTCCACCAGCGGACGCAGCGGCAACCTGCTCGCCGCCGCCCGCCGCGGACGGCGCGCCGGGCTGCAGGTCTGGTCGATGACCGGCCCGCTCCCCAACCCGCTCGCCGACCTCTCCGACGAGCACTGCTCCGTCGAAGCGCGCTACACCGCCACCGTGCAGGAGATGCACCTGGTCGCGCTGCACATCATGTGCGCCGCCCTCGATCGCGAGCTCGGCGTCGGCGTCCCGGCGCAGGTCTCGACCGAGGACCTGGAGGCACTGCGATGA
- a CDS encoding sigma-70 family RNA polymerase sigma factor, which translates to MTTTTFETDLPRAERQRLTSELLAAAHEAEGEEQDQLIEQVILLNAAVARSIAHRYTGRGIPRADLEQVAYIALVRAAKSFHPDRADDFLTYAVPTIRGEVKRWFRDHGWTVRPPRPIQELQSTLLRIGSERGNLPTSELAEIADVPEQKVREALDARGCFTPSSLDAPLRPSDSQSSGEATIGDMLPGIDGGLSDCETRLALEQAIHALCPRDQLVVRLRFLEDRSQAEIGEAIGVTQTQVSRILTRIIDELRVQLEGVGIAA; encoded by the coding sequence ATGACGACGACAACTTTCGAGACAGACCTCCCCCGAGCCGAGCGCCAGCGTCTGACCTCAGAGCTGTTGGCGGCAGCACACGAGGCGGAAGGAGAGGAGCAGGACCAGCTCATCGAGCAGGTGATCCTGCTCAACGCAGCGGTCGCCCGCTCGATCGCCCACCGCTACACCGGTCGTGGCATCCCCCGCGCCGACCTGGAACAGGTGGCCTACATCGCCCTGGTCCGGGCCGCGAAGAGCTTTCATCCGGACCGTGCCGACGATTTCCTCACCTACGCCGTACCCACCATCCGCGGTGAGGTGAAGCGCTGGTTCCGCGATCACGGCTGGACCGTGCGCCCCCCGCGCCCCATCCAGGAGCTGCAGAGCACGTTGCTGCGGATCGGCTCCGAGCGCGGCAACCTGCCCACCTCCGAGCTGGCGGAGATCGCCGACGTGCCCGAGCAGAAGGTACGGGAGGCACTCGATGCCCGTGGCTGCTTCACCCCCTCCTCGCTGGACGCGCCGCTGCGCCCCAGCGACTCCCAGTCCTCGGGAGAGGCGACGATCGGCGACATGCTGCCGGGCATCGACGGCGGGCTGTCCGACTGCGAGACCCGTCTCGCGCTCGAGCAGGCGATCCATGCGCTGTGCCCGCGCGACCAGCTCGTCGTACGGCTCCGCTTCCTGGAGGACCGCAGTCAGGCAGAGATCGGCGAGGCCATCGGCGTCACCCAGACGCAGGTCTCCCGCATCCTGACCCGGATCATCGACGAGCTCCGCGTCCAGCTCGAGGGCGTGGGGATCGCCGCATGA
- a CDS encoding glycosyltransferase family 9 protein has translation MRTALVYRALGLGDLLTGVPALRMLRRALPGHRIVLAAPAAQTGLITLAAVADEVIATEELEPVAWTGPPPDLAIDLHGNGPASRDLLRVLDPGRLIGFDEPGGPAWDPDEHERHRWCRLLAESLDADTTADPDDVRLPPPGLEPPPEPDAILIHPGAASGSRRWPTDRFAAVATRMTLTGAPVLVTGSPAERDLAEDVRSRAGLPAEANVAGSTDLMALTSLVGAARLLISGDTGVAHLASALGTPSVVLFGPTPPSRWGPPPGPHIALWRGDGLGDPHAAVTDPALLRLRVDEVNDAALRMLSARG, from the coding sequence ATGCGGACGGCGCTCGTCTATCGCGCGCTGGGCCTCGGTGACCTGCTGACCGGCGTGCCGGCGCTCCGCATGCTCCGCCGGGCGCTGCCCGGCCACCGCATCGTGCTCGCCGCTCCCGCCGCCCAGACCGGGCTGATCACCCTCGCCGCCGTCGCCGACGAGGTCATCGCCACCGAGGAGCTCGAGCCGGTCGCCTGGACCGGCCCGCCGCCGGACCTGGCCATCGACCTGCACGGCAACGGTCCCGCCTCCCGCGACCTGCTCCGGGTCCTCGACCCCGGCCGCCTGATCGGCTTCGACGAGCCCGGTGGGCCCGCCTGGGACCCGGACGAGCACGAGCGCCACCGCTGGTGCCGGCTGCTCGCCGAGTCGCTCGACGCGGACACCACCGCTGATCCCGACGACGTCCGCCTCCCCCCTCCCGGTCTGGAGCCGCCTCCCGAGCCGGACGCGATCCTGATCCATCCCGGCGCCGCCTCCGGGAGCCGCCGCTGGCCGACGGACCGGTTCGCCGCCGTCGCCACCCGGATGACGCTCACCGGCGCGCCCGTCCTGGTCACCGGCTCTCCCGCCGAGCGCGACCTTGCCGAGGACGTACGCTCACGGGCCGGTCTCCCGGCCGAGGCGAACGTCGCGGGCAGCACCGACCTGATGGCGCTCACCTCCCTGGTCGGCGCGGCCCGGTTGCTCATCAGCGGAGACACCGGCGTCGCCCACCTGGCATCGGCCCTGGGTACACCGTCGGTCGTCCTGTTCGGACCGACCCCGCCCTCGCGCTGGGGACCGCCTCCTGGCCCTCACATCGCGCTCTGGCGCGGCGACGGCCTCGGCGACCCGCACGCCGCGGTGACCGACCCGGCCCTGCTGCGCCTGCGCGTCGACGAGGTCAACGACGCGGCGCTGCGTATGCTGTCGGCTCGGGGGTGA
- a CDS encoding hemerythrin domain-containing protein — MSHVTEELKKAAELPEGDVVRILLHQHAGIRQLCSTVGSSEGPAKRQAFDDLRVLLAVHETAEELVVHPVTSTHGGETLAKALNADEKEASEMLARLEEFGVESPEFDESFPIFQIVVEQHTEEEERVEFPLLLTTLDETSRHMMGKRLTAAEMVAPTHPHPGAAGSVPKQLATMPFHSVVDRVKDALSRS; from the coding sequence ATGTCGCACGTGACCGAAGAGCTCAAGAAAGCCGCCGAGCTGCCCGAGGGCGATGTGGTCAGGATCCTGCTGCACCAGCACGCCGGCATCCGTCAGCTCTGCTCGACGGTGGGCAGCTCCGAGGGCCCGGCCAAGCGTCAGGCGTTCGACGACCTCCGCGTCCTGCTCGCCGTGCACGAGACCGCCGAGGAGCTCGTCGTCCACCCGGTCACCTCCACCCACGGCGGGGAGACGTTGGCCAAGGCGCTCAACGCCGATGAGAAGGAAGCCAGCGAGATGCTGGCCCGGCTCGAGGAGTTCGGCGTCGAGAGCCCCGAGTTCGACGAGAGCTTCCCGATCTTCCAGATCGTGGTCGAGCAGCACACCGAGGAGGAGGAGCGCGTCGAGTTCCCGCTGCTGCTCACGACGCTCGACGAGACCTCCCGCCACATGATGGGCAAGCGGCTGACCGCGGCCGAGATGGTCGCCCCCACCCACCCGCACCCCGGCGCTGCGGGCTCGGTGCCCAAGCAACTGGCCACGATGCCGTTCCACTCCGTCGTCGACCGCGTCAAGGACGCGCTGAGCCGATCGTGA
- a CDS encoding sigma-70 family RNA polymerase sigma factor yields MDSNQQDPTLLAPRQQEDLVVRHLPVARSLAARYSGRGIEVEDLRQAARMGLVKAARRYDPAQGEFLSYAVPMAKGEMRRCFRDLARCVRHQQVQDDESGPLVEQVGEVDPGFDRAEARVLVEEALVGLDETDQMILRLRYAEGLTQAEIGERIGATQAQVSRSLARILRRMRVAVAA; encoded by the coding sequence ATGGACAGCAACCAGCAGGACCCAACGCTTCTGGCTCCGCGGCAGCAGGAAGACCTGGTCGTACGCCACCTCCCGGTGGCACGCTCGCTGGCTGCCCGCTACTCGGGCCGTGGCATCGAGGTCGAAGATCTGCGCCAGGCCGCGCGGATGGGGCTGGTGAAGGCCGCCCGCCGCTACGACCCCGCGCAGGGTGAGTTCCTGAGCTACGCCGTACCGATGGCCAAGGGCGAGATGCGTCGCTGCTTCCGGGACCTGGCCCGCTGCGTACGTCACCAGCAGGTGCAGGACGACGAGTCCGGGCCGCTCGTGGAGCAGGTGGGAGAGGTCGACCCCGGCTTCGACCGTGCCGAGGCGCGAGTGCTGGTGGAGGAGGCGCTGGTGGGGCTCGACGAGACCGACCAGATGATCCTGCGGCTGCGCTACGCCGAAGGCCTGACCCAGGCCGAGATCGGCGAGCGGATCGGCGCGACCCAGGCGCAGGTCTCGCGTTCGCTCGCGCGGATCCTGCGCCGGATGCGGGTCGCGGTCGCCGCGTAA
- the rfaE2 gene encoding D-glycero-beta-D-manno-heptose 1-phosphate adenylyltransferase, whose translation MSIRMVIVGDVLLDVDVTGDVRRRLPEADAPVIDDPRERLRPGGAGLAAALAAADGHEVVLVTALAADAAGSRIHELCSDAGITVLAVPQHGTTPVKRRIIAEQQPVARLDEGGCGPIEPVPADALDAIGAADAILVSDYGQGLTSVDNLRRALSSIATTSTPVVWDPHPRGEAPIPGVHLATPNRAEAATFAGQAAGTGTGAGASEHAAALRDAWRARAVCVTLGADGAVLAEGEGTPTAIPARRVGPRDTCGAGDRFAATVTASLTGTSATEVAVKTAVEAAGDFVAAGGAGSFAPAERRTTDRTLVATGGCFDLLHAGHVATLQAARRLGDRLVVCLNSDDSVRRLKGEDRPVVPERDRARLLAALDCVDDVVVFDEDTPMHVLARLRPDIWVKGGDYAEDDLPECDLLATWGGRTVVVPFHDGHSTTSLIETARAMPV comes from the coding sequence ATGAGTATCCGGATGGTCATCGTCGGCGACGTCCTGCTCGACGTGGACGTCACCGGAGACGTACGCCGCCGGCTGCCGGAGGCGGACGCGCCGGTCATCGACGACCCCCGAGAGCGGCTGCGTCCCGGTGGCGCCGGCCTCGCGGCGGCCCTCGCAGCCGCCGATGGCCACGAGGTCGTCCTGGTGACCGCGCTGGCGGCCGACGCGGCGGGCTCGCGGATCCACGAGCTGTGCAGCGACGCCGGGATCACGGTCCTCGCGGTCCCGCAGCACGGCACGACTCCGGTCAAGCGCCGGATCATCGCCGAGCAGCAGCCGGTCGCGCGCCTGGACGAGGGTGGCTGCGGTCCGATCGAGCCGGTCCCGGCCGATGCCCTCGACGCGATCGGCGCGGCCGATGCGATCCTCGTCTCCGACTACGGCCAGGGGCTGACGAGCGTGGACAACCTCCGCCGCGCCCTGAGCAGCATCGCCACGACCTCGACGCCGGTCGTGTGGGACCCGCATCCGCGCGGGGAGGCGCCGATCCCGGGCGTACATCTGGCCACTCCCAACCGGGCCGAGGCCGCCACCTTCGCGGGACAGGCTGCGGGCACGGGTACGGGCGCGGGCGCGAGCGAGCACGCGGCCGCCCTGAGGGACGCCTGGCGAGCCCGGGCCGTCTGCGTCACTCTCGGCGCGGACGGCGCCGTCCTGGCCGAGGGCGAGGGGACGCCGACCGCGATCCCCGCCCGCCGCGTCGGCCCGCGGGACACCTGCGGTGCCGGCGACCGGTTCGCGGCCACCGTGACGGCGAGTCTCACCGGCACCTCGGCGACGGAGGTCGCCGTGAAGACCGCCGTCGAGGCGGCCGGTGACTTCGTGGCCGCTGGCGGAGCGGGCTCGTTCGCACCCGCCGAACGGCGGACCACGGACCGCACGCTCGTCGCCACCGGCGGGTGCTTCGACCTCCTCCACGCCGGGCACGTCGCCACCCTTCAGGCGGCACGGCGGCTCGGCGACCGCCTGGTCGTCTGCCTCAACTCCGATGACTCCGTGCGCCGGCTCAAGGGCGAGGACCGCCCGGTCGTCCCCGAGCGGGACCGCGCCCGGCTGCTCGCCGCCCTCGACTGCGTCGACGACGTGGTCGTCTTCGACGAGGACACCCCGATGCACGTGCTCGCCCGCCTCCGCCCCGACATCTGGGTCAAGGGTGGTGACTATGCCGAGGACGACCTCCCCGAGTGCGACCTGCTGGCGACCTGGGGCGGGCGGACGGTCGTGGTGCCCTTCCACGACGGCCACTCCACCACCTCACTCATCGAGACCGCGAGGGCGATGCCGGTCTGA
- a CDS encoding glycosyltransferase has protein sequence MRVALVSEHANPLAALGREDAGGQNVHVAALAAGLAERGHEVTVYTRRDDLGTPARVRTDGYVVEHVRAGPPAEVAKDDLLPYIPELARHLQEAWLLEPPDLVHTHFWMSGLASVPGVRQQGVPLVQSFHALGSVKRRQQGEADTSPPERIGHERRLCAEADTVIATCTDEVRELRRLGLPDGRATIIPCGVDTDLFRPGPGRLADRLRLLVLGRMVPRKGFGNVIEAFAHLVHDEGLDVELVVAGGPSRKDLDSDPEAQRLRRIAEHHHVAGRTTFLGSVDRDDVPGLIRSSDAVVSVPWYEPFGIVPVEAMACGRPVVGTAVGGLLDTVVPGVTGDLVRPRKPVELARVLAALMRDPDRRRRYGEAGRRRAVERYDWRHVVAATEDLYERVTRPVRSTRSIDAKEAVR, from the coding sequence ATGCGCGTCGCACTCGTCTCTGAACATGCCAACCCGCTCGCCGCCCTCGGTCGTGAGGACGCCGGTGGTCAGAACGTCCATGTCGCCGCGCTGGCCGCCGGCTTGGCGGAGCGCGGTCACGAGGTGACCGTCTACACCAGGCGCGACGACCTCGGCACGCCGGCGCGTGTCCGGACCGACGGCTACGTGGTCGAGCACGTCCGGGCCGGCCCGCCGGCCGAGGTCGCCAAGGACGACCTCCTCCCCTACATCCCGGAGCTGGCCAGGCACCTGCAGGAGGCCTGGCTCCTCGAGCCGCCCGACCTGGTCCACACCCACTTCTGGATGAGCGGGCTGGCCTCGGTCCCCGGCGTCCGGCAGCAGGGCGTCCCGCTGGTGCAGTCCTTCCACGCCCTCGGATCGGTCAAGCGCCGCCAGCAGGGCGAGGCCGACACCAGCCCGCCCGAGCGGATCGGACACGAGCGGCGGCTGTGCGCGGAGGCCGACACCGTCATCGCGACCTGCACCGACGAGGTCCGCGAGCTTCGCCGTCTCGGCCTGCCCGACGGCCGCGCGACGATCATCCCGTGCGGTGTCGACACCGACCTGTTCCGGCCCGGACCGGGCCGCCTCGCCGACCGGCTGCGGCTGCTCGTCCTGGGCAGGATGGTGCCCCGCAAGGGGTTCGGCAACGTGATCGAGGCCTTCGCCCATCTCGTCCACGACGAGGGGCTCGACGTCGAGCTGGTCGTCGCGGGCGGCCCGTCGCGCAAGGACCTCGACTCCGACCCGGAGGCGCAGCGGCTGCGGCGGATCGCCGAGCACCACCATGTCGCCGGCCGGACGACCTTCCTCGGCAGCGTCGACCGCGACGACGTGCCCGGTCTGATCCGCAGCAGCGACGCCGTCGTCAGCGTGCCCTGGTACGAACCCTTCGGGATCGTCCCGGTCGAGGCGATGGCCTGCGGCCGCCCGGTGGTCGGCACGGCCGTCGGCGGGCTGCTCGACACCGTGGTGCCCGGCGTCACCGGCGACCTGGTGCGGCCGAGGAAGCCCGTCGAGCTGGCGCGTGTCCTGGCGGCGCTGATGCGCGACCCCGACCGACGGCGGCGCTACGGCGAGGCCGGGCGGCGGCGTGCGGTCGAGCGCTACGACTGGCGCCACGTCGTGGCTGCGACCGAGGACCTCTACGAGCGGGTCACCCGACCCGTCAGATCCACCCGATCCATCGATGCGAAGGAGGCAGTCCGATGA
- a CDS encoding plasmid stabilization protein, protein MPQRAWSKKRERQYEHIKQGLLDRGENEDTAEEIAARTVNKERAREGESRERSRTSTKDISSGRRGGLRSHRGPGGRTKAQLYEEAKDKNVKGRSKMNKAELEKAVGR, encoded by the coding sequence ATGCCGCAACGTGCCTGGAGCAAGAAACGAGAACGCCAGTACGAGCACATCAAGCAGGGTCTGCTCGACCGCGGCGAGAACGAGGACACCGCCGAGGAGATCGCGGCTCGTACGGTGAACAAGGAACGTGCCCGTGAGGGTGAGTCCCGCGAGCGCAGCCGCACCTCGACCAAGGACATCTCCTCCGGTCGCCGTGGTGGGCTCCGCAGCCACCGTGGTCCGGGTGGGCGCACCAAGGCCCAGCTCTACGAGGAGGCCAAGGACAAGAACGTCAAGGGCCGCTCGAAGATGAACAAGGCCGAGCTCGAGAAGGCGGTCGGCCGCTAG
- a CDS encoding UDP-glucuronic acid decarboxylase family protein — translation MNDWEESLRGARVVVTGGAGFVGSWLSERLLDAGAQVWIVDNLLTGSADKIEHLFGRPGFAITIADASHAIPDPGGVDLVMHLACPASPVHYQRLPLETLRVASEGTVNALELADRHHARFVLTSTSEVYGEPEVHPQREEYWGHVNPIGLRSVYDEGKRFAEATTMAYARERGVDVAVARLFNTYGPRMSLDDGRVVPAFLGQALSGEPLTVAGDGSQTRSLCWVEDTVEGLLRLACADVAGPVNIGNDHEVTMLELARMIIELTGSESRIHHVALPADDPHVRRPDLTRARLLLGWEPEMSLEEGLKRTARWREDVTPEPTAYAAPRR, via the coding sequence ATGAACGACTGGGAGGAGTCGTTGCGAGGGGCCCGGGTGGTGGTCACCGGCGGAGCCGGCTTCGTCGGGTCGTGGCTGAGCGAGCGTCTTCTGGACGCCGGGGCGCAGGTGTGGATCGTCGACAACCTGCTGACCGGCTCGGCCGACAAGATCGAGCACCTCTTCGGCCGGCCGGGCTTCGCGATCACGATCGCCGACGCCAGCCATGCGATCCCCGACCCCGGCGGGGTCGACCTGGTGATGCACCTGGCCTGTCCGGCCTCTCCGGTGCACTACCAGCGGCTGCCGCTGGAGACGCTCCGGGTGGCGAGCGAGGGTACGGTCAACGCGCTCGAGCTGGCTGACCGCCACCACGCGCGGTTCGTGCTCACCTCCACCTCCGAGGTGTACGGGGAGCCCGAGGTGCACCCGCAGCGCGAGGAGTACTGGGGCCACGTCAACCCGATCGGCCTCCGCAGCGTCTACGACGAGGGCAAGCGGTTCGCCGAGGCGACCACCATGGCATACGCCCGCGAGCGCGGCGTCGACGTCGCGGTGGCGCGCCTCTTCAACACCTACGGTCCCCGGATGAGCCTGGACGACGGCCGGGTCGTGCCGGCCTTCCTCGGCCAGGCCCTGAGCGGGGAGCCGCTGACGGTCGCCGGCGACGGCTCGCAGACCCGGTCGCTGTGCTGGGTCGAGGACACCGTCGAGGGCCTGCTGCGACTCGCCTGCGCGGATGTGGCGGGACCGGTCAACATCGGCAACGACCACGAGGTCACCATGCTCGAGCTGGCCCGGATGATCATCGAGCTGACCGGCTCCGAGTCGCGGATCCACCACGTGGCACTGCCGGCCGACGACCCGCACGTACGCCGCCCCGACCTGACCCGCGCCCGGCTGCTGCTCGGCTGGGAGCCGGAGATGTCCCTCGAGGAGGGGCTCAAGCGAACCGCACGCTGGCGCGAGGACGTCACCCCCGAGCCGACAGCATACGCAGCGCCGCGTCGTTGA
- a CDS encoding SDR family oxidoreductase translates to MNGTNGTNSLDGRVALVTGAGSGLGRATSRVLSVSGAYVVVSDRDPEAAKETVELIRGEPRRGETEAVDLDVTSPSAADETVADLSARFGSRFDLLINNAGTDRGSDLVDIEDDQWDDVFGVNVDGPMRLSRAFVRHRLALEDGPKQPVADIVSIASISALTVGAGAAAYNSSKAALLKLTEVMQTEAREREWPVRVSAINPAAMATPMMDQWGLAPERMMDPTIVAELIRFAVTLPEEACLQSAVVMLRNEGYPR, encoded by the coding sequence ATGAACGGAACCAACGGCACGAACAGTCTCGACGGCAGGGTCGCACTCGTGACCGGTGCCGGGAGCGGCCTGGGACGGGCGACGAGCCGGGTGTTGAGCGTCTCCGGAGCGTACGTCGTGGTCAGCGACCGCGACCCCGAGGCCGCCAAGGAGACCGTCGAGCTGATCCGAGGTGAGCCTCGGCGGGGTGAGACCGAGGCCGTCGACCTGGACGTCACCTCACCCTCGGCCGCCGACGAGACGGTCGCCGACCTCTCCGCGCGGTTCGGGAGCCGGTTCGACCTGCTGATCAACAATGCGGGCACCGACCGTGGCTCGGACCTGGTCGACATCGAGGACGACCAGTGGGACGACGTCTTCGGCGTCAACGTCGACGGCCCGATGCGGCTCTCCCGTGCTTTCGTACGTCACCGGCTGGCGCTCGAGGACGGGCCGAAACAGCCCGTGGCTGACATCGTCAGCATCGCCTCGATCAGTGCGCTGACGGTGGGGGCGGGTGCTGCTGCGTACAACTCCTCCAAGGCCGCGCTGCTCAAGCTCACCGAGGTGATGCAGACCGAGGCGCGTGAGCGGGAGTGGCCGGTCCGGGTGAGTGCGATCAACCCGGCGGCGATGGCCACGCCGATGATGGACCAGTGGGGACTGGCGCCGGAGCGGATGATGGACCCGACGATCGTGGCGGAGCTGATCCGGTTCGCGGTGACGCTTCCGGAAGAGGCCTGCCTGCAGAGCGCCGTCGTCATGTTGCGGAACGAGGGCTATCCGCGATGA